In Amycolatopsis sp. EV170708-02-1, the following are encoded in one genomic region:
- a CDS encoding cysteine desulfurase family protein, which produces MTYLDHAATTPMLPEAVAAMSEALSTVGNASALHSSGRRARRRVEEAREVIAEALGARPSEVIFTAGGTESDNLAVKGIFWARNGENAERRRVLCSTVEHHAVLESVEWLEQHAGAEIVWVEVDEAGRVTPESLRTAIGESPETVALVTVMWANNEVGTVNPIAALAAVCAEHEIPLHTDAVQAVGAVPVDFAESGAAALTLTAHKLGGPYGVGALLLGRDTACVPVLHGGGQERSVRSGTLDVPAVIAFATAVKATVEGREEYAKRVAELRDDLIEAVRREVPDVVLNGGEGERLPTHAHFTFPGCAGDSLLMLLDAKGIECSTGSACTAGVAQPSHVLLAMGAEPAAARGSLRFSFGHTSAPEDVEAVSREIAGVVDRARQAGLAGMRKQTQKQEV; this is translated from the coding sequence ATGACCTATCTCGACCACGCGGCGACCACCCCGATGTTGCCCGAAGCCGTAGCGGCGATGTCCGAGGCGCTGTCCACAGTGGGCAACGCCTCCGCGCTGCATTCCTCGGGACGCCGGGCCCGCCGCCGGGTCGAAGAAGCCCGCGAGGTGATCGCGGAGGCGCTGGGTGCCCGGCCGTCCGAGGTGATCTTCACCGCCGGTGGCACGGAGAGCGACAATCTCGCGGTCAAGGGCATCTTCTGGGCCCGCAACGGCGAGAACGCCGAGCGCCGCCGGGTGTTGTGCAGCACCGTCGAGCACCACGCCGTCCTGGAGTCCGTCGAGTGGCTGGAGCAGCACGCGGGCGCCGAGATCGTCTGGGTCGAGGTCGACGAGGCCGGCCGGGTGACCCCGGAATCGCTGCGCACCGCCATCGGCGAAAGCCCCGAGACGGTCGCGCTGGTCACCGTGATGTGGGCGAACAACGAGGTCGGCACGGTCAACCCGATCGCCGCGCTCGCCGCCGTCTGCGCCGAGCACGAGATCCCGCTGCACACCGACGCCGTCCAGGCCGTCGGCGCGGTGCCGGTCGACTTCGCCGAAAGCGGCGCCGCGGCGCTGACCCTCACCGCGCACAAGCTCGGCGGCCCGTACGGCGTCGGCGCGCTGCTGCTCGGGCGCGACACCGCGTGCGTGCCGGTGCTGCACGGTGGCGGCCAGGAGCGCAGCGTGCGTTCGGGCACGCTCGACGTTCCCGCGGTGATCGCGTTCGCGACGGCGGTGAAGGCCACGGTCGAGGGGCGCGAGGAGTACGCGAAACGCGTCGCCGAACTGCGCGACGACCTGATCGAGGCCGTCCGGCGCGAGGTGCCGGACGTGGTGCTCAACGGCGGCGAGGGCGAGCGCCTGCCGACGCACGCCCATTTCACCTTCCCCGGTTGCGCGGGTGACAGCCTGTTGATGCTCTTGGACGCCAAGGGCATCGAATGTTCCACCGGATCGGCGTGCACGGCGGGTGTCGCGCAGCCGAGCCACGTGCTGCTGGCCATGGGTGCCGAACCCGCGGCCGCGCGCGGGTCGCTGCGGTTCTCGTTCGGGCATACCTCGGCACCGGAAGACGTTGAAGCGGTTTCGAGGGAGATCGCGGGCGTCGTCGACAGGGCGAGGCAGGCGGGACTCGCCGGAATGCGCAAGCAGACGCAGAAGCAAGAGGTGTGA
- the mnmA gene encoding tRNA 2-thiouridine(34) synthase MnmA, which translates to MRVLAAMSGGVDSAVAAARAVDAGHEVVGVHLALSAKPGTLRTGSRGCCTIEDSGDARRAADILGIPFYIWDFAERFTEEVIETFVGEYAAGRTPNPCVTCNEKIKFEALLDKAMALGFDAVATGHYARLSLVDGVPELRRSVDTGKDQSYVLASLTPEQLRHSLFPLGDSWKTDVRAEAASRGLSVAKKPDSHDICFIPDGDTKSFLEKRLGQRPGQLVDAETGAVLGEHTGVHGFTVGQRKGLGIEAPAPDGRPRYVLSLEPVSGTVKVGSARDLGVNVIEADRPIWPSERPLDGPTECVVQVRAHGGIVEAVAEVSGDSVSIQLREPLRGVAPGQVVVLYRTDAAEGDLVLGSAKISGTR; encoded by the coding sequence ATGCGCGTACTGGCCGCGATGAGCGGGGGAGTGGACTCGGCGGTGGCCGCCGCGCGCGCCGTGGACGCCGGGCACGAGGTCGTCGGCGTGCACCTGGCGCTGTCGGCGAAGCCCGGCACGCTGCGCACCGGATCCCGCGGCTGCTGCACGATCGAGGACTCCGGCGACGCTCGGCGCGCGGCGGACATCCTCGGCATCCCGTTCTACATCTGGGACTTCGCCGAGCGTTTCACCGAAGAGGTCATCGAAACCTTCGTCGGCGAGTACGCCGCCGGCCGGACGCCGAACCCGTGCGTCACCTGCAACGAGAAGATCAAGTTCGAGGCGTTGCTGGACAAGGCGATGGCGCTCGGCTTCGACGCCGTCGCCACCGGGCACTACGCCCGTCTGTCCCTTGTGGACGGTGTACCGGAGCTGCGGCGCAGCGTCGACACCGGCAAGGACCAGTCCTACGTGCTGGCTTCGCTCACCCCGGAACAGCTGCGGCATTCGCTGTTCCCGCTCGGTGATTCGTGGAAGACCGACGTCCGCGCCGAGGCCGCGAGCCGGGGCCTGTCGGTGGCGAAGAAGCCGGACAGTCACGACATCTGCTTCATCCCGGACGGCGACACGAAGAGCTTCCTGGAGAAGCGGCTCGGCCAGCGTCCCGGGCAGCTCGTCGACGCGGAGACCGGCGCCGTGCTCGGTGAGCACACCGGTGTGCACGGCTTCACCGTCGGCCAGCGCAAGGGTCTCGGCATCGAGGCGCCGGCGCCGGACGGGCGGCCGCGCTACGTGCTGTCGCTGGAGCCGGTCTCGGGCACCGTGAAGGTCGGTTCCGCGCGGGATCTCGGCGTGAACGTGATCGAGGCGGATCGTCCGATCTGGCCCAGCGAGCGGCCGCTGGACGGCCCGACCGAATGTGTCGTCCAGGTGCGCGCGCACGGCGGGATCGTCGAGGCCGTCGCGGAGGTCTCGGGCGACTCGGTGAGCATCCAGCTTCGCGAGCCGCTGCGCGGGGTCGCGCCGGGGCAGGTCGTCGTGCTGTACCGCACCGACGCCGCCGAAGGCGACCTGGTGCTCGGCAGCGCGAAGATCTCCGGCACTCGCTGA
- a CDS encoding GNAT family N-acetyltransferase, with protein MIIRQARREDVAAIVGMLADDQIGSTRDSADDLTPYLKAFEQIAADPAQLLIVADDGGEAVGTLQLSIIPGLARKGALRGQIEAVRVRASHRGSGLGGELMTWAIDESRRRGCAIVQLTSDVKRVDAHRFYERLGFEATHTGFKLKF; from the coding sequence ATGATCATCCGTCAAGCGCGCCGGGAAGACGTCGCGGCGATCGTCGGGATGCTCGCCGACGACCAGATCGGCAGCACCCGTGACTCCGCCGATGACCTCACGCCGTATCTGAAGGCCTTCGAGCAGATCGCCGCCGACCCGGCGCAACTGCTGATCGTCGCCGACGACGGCGGGGAGGCCGTCGGCACGCTCCAGTTGTCGATCATTCCCGGCCTGGCGAGGAAAGGCGCGCTGCGCGGGCAGATCGAGGCCGTCCGGGTGCGGGCGAGCCATCGCGGCTCCGGCCTGGGTGGCGAGCTGATGACGTGGGCCATCGACGAATCGCGGCGGCGGGGCTGCGCCATCGTGCAGCTGACGTCGGACGTGAAACGCGTGGACGCGCACCGGTTCTACGAACGCCTCGGCTTCGAGGCGACGCACACCGGCTTCAAGCTGAAGTTCTAA
- a CDS encoding MBL fold metallo-hydrolase yields MEPLPEDGERDWAEPGVYTVSPGVHRIPLPLPQDALRAVNVYVVTDGTRLVLVDSGWALESARERLSRGLKALGADLGDIDEFLITHVHRDHYTLAVELRREFGGKLGLGKREEPSLVRSGDPDRFPMEAQVGLLQRCGADPVVEELARAFGGVRHTEAHLWEQPDEWLVPGKRAIVPGREFDVVHTPGHTDGHVVFVDDEAGLVFSGDHVLPHITPSIGFQPVPTELPLSDYLDSLRLVREMPDRRMLPAHGPVTGSVHARVDELLEHHRDRLEVMGGEITADVTTAYEVALRLGWTRKQRKLPDMDPFNQMLAVLETGSHLDLLVAQGKLTAAETDGVRHYAS; encoded by the coding sequence ATGGAGCCGTTGCCGGAAGACGGCGAACGGGACTGGGCCGAGCCAGGCGTCTACACGGTTTCACCGGGGGTCCACCGGATCCCGCTGCCCCTGCCGCAGGACGCGCTGCGCGCGGTCAACGTGTACGTCGTCACCGACGGCACCCGCCTGGTCCTCGTGGACTCGGGCTGGGCGCTGGAGTCGGCGCGCGAGCGGCTTTCGCGCGGGTTGAAGGCGCTCGGAGCGGATCTCGGCGACATCGACGAGTTCCTGATCACCCACGTGCATCGCGATCACTACACGCTCGCCGTGGAGCTTCGGCGCGAGTTCGGCGGCAAGCTCGGGCTCGGGAAGCGGGAAGAGCCGTCGCTGGTGCGCTCCGGCGATCCGGACCGGTTCCCAATGGAAGCGCAGGTCGGCCTGCTCCAGCGTTGTGGCGCGGACCCCGTCGTCGAGGAGCTCGCCAGGGCCTTCGGCGGCGTCCGGCACACCGAGGCGCATCTGTGGGAGCAGCCCGACGAGTGGCTCGTCCCCGGCAAACGCGCGATCGTGCCCGGCCGCGAATTCGACGTCGTGCACACGCCGGGCCACACGGACGGGCACGTCGTCTTCGTCGACGACGAGGCGGGGCTGGTGTTCTCCGGCGACCACGTGCTGCCGCACATCACGCCGTCCATCGGGTTCCAGCCGGTGCCCACCGAACTGCCGCTGAGCGACTACCTCGACTCCCTGCGCCTGGTCCGCGAGATGCCGGACCGGCGCATGCTCCCCGCGCACGGCCCCGTCACCGGCAGCGTCCACGCCCGCGTGGACGAATTGCTGGAGCACCACCGGGACCGGCTCGAAGTCATGGGCGGCGAGATCACCGCGGACGTCACGACGGCGTACGAGGTCGCGCTGCGGCTGGGGTGGACGCGCAAACAGCGCAAGCTGCCCGACATGGACCCGTTCAACCAGATGCTCGCCGTCCTGGAGACCGGCTCGCATCTGGATCTGCTGGTGGCGCAAGGGAAACTCACCGCGGCCGAGACCGACGGGGTGCGACACTACGCCTCATGA
- a CDS encoding methionine synthase, which produces MNERPWPPGAATAIGSLPGTDPVEAASIVFGELPEFPCMPELPARGVGADMIGRTAALLVDLAVEVVPSGYRVTARPGHDHRRALDLMNWDLDAVQEAREKAGAAPPAFKIQVAGPWTLAANVELPRGHRVLTDRGALRDFAASLLDGLAEHVEELKSRIGAPVVLQFDEPSLPAVLAGDLPTASGYGTVPAVPAPEARELLSTVISGAERITGQPVAVHCCAEKPPISLLRAAGAKAIAFDFALLKGASPALLDEIGETLDSGTTLMLGLVPTTDPGVPVELRDVVSPVLKLVDRLGFRREILAEQVVPTSACGLAGATPEWMRRALTLSREAGKAFTEPPEGW; this is translated from the coding sequence GTGAACGAACGACCTTGGCCCCCTGGCGCGGCCACCGCGATCGGTTCCCTGCCCGGTACCGATCCGGTCGAGGCCGCTTCGATCGTGTTCGGCGAACTGCCCGAATTCCCCTGTATGCCGGAACTTCCCGCCCGCGGCGTCGGTGCCGACATGATCGGCCGGACGGCGGCGCTGCTGGTCGACCTCGCGGTCGAGGTGGTGCCGAGCGGCTACCGCGTCACCGCCCGTCCCGGGCACGACCACCGCCGGGCCCTCGACCTGATGAACTGGGACCTCGACGCCGTCCAGGAGGCGAGGGAAAAGGCGGGCGCCGCGCCGCCCGCCTTCAAGATCCAGGTCGCCGGGCCGTGGACGCTCGCGGCGAACGTCGAATTGCCGCGCGGGCACCGTGTCCTCACCGACAGGGGCGCGTTGCGTGATTTCGCCGCTTCGCTGCTCGACGGACTGGCGGAGCACGTCGAGGAACTGAAGTCGCGCATCGGTGCGCCGGTGGTGCTCCAGTTCGACGAGCCGTCGCTGCCCGCGGTCCTCGCCGGTGACCTCCCGACGGCGTCCGGCTACGGCACCGTTCCCGCCGTGCCCGCGCCTGAGGCCCGCGAACTGCTGTCGACGGTGATCTCGGGGGCGGAGCGCATCACCGGTCAGCCGGTCGCGGTGCACTGCTGCGCCGAAAAGCCGCCGATCTCGTTGCTGCGCGCGGCGGGGGCGAAGGCGATCGCGTTCGATTTCGCCTTGCTGAAAGGCGCTTCGCCCGCGCTGCTCGACGAAATCGGCGAGACGCTGGACTCCGGAACGACGCTGATGCTCGGACTCGTCCCCACCACCGACCCCGGCGTGCCGGTGGAACTGCGTGACGTGGTCTCGCCCGTGCTCAAGCTCGTCGACCGGCTCGGTTTCCGCCGCGAGATCCTCGCGGAGCAGGTCGTGCCGACCTCGGCGTGCGGGCTCGCGGGTGCCACTCCCGAGTGGATGCGCCGCGCGCTCACGCTCAGCCGTGAGGCCGGCAAGGCTTTCACCGAACCGCCTGAAGGCTGGTGA